A genomic window from Mesorhizobium sp. 131-2-1 includes:
- a CDS encoding SDR family NAD(P)-dependent oxidoreductase: MTTLVIPDLAGKAVLVTGASTGIGASLARAYSAQKCRVALHYNSSREAAEKLAGTIRDSGGEIFLTQGDFSKPTDVERVVEESAEHFGRLDGLVNNAGGMLGRVAYADQTEAHYDAVMDLNARSVLTASRKAIPWLKRQGGFIVNTSSIAARNGAGGGAGLYGSAKAFVSNVTRGMAKELIGFGIRVNAVAPGTILTPFHERYSTEEQIKGMVATIPQGRAGTPEDCVGAYLFLSSDLLSGYITGQVIEVNGGQLMP, translated from the coding sequence ATGACGACACTTGTCATTCCCGACCTCGCCGGCAAGGCGGTGCTCGTCACCGGCGCGTCGACCGGGATCGGCGCGTCGCTTGCCCGCGCCTATTCCGCGCAGAAATGCCGCGTCGCACTGCACTACAATTCAAGCCGTGAGGCCGCCGAAAAGCTTGCCGGAACCATACGCGACAGCGGCGGCGAGATCTTCTTGACCCAGGGCGACTTCTCAAAGCCCACCGATGTCGAGCGCGTCGTCGAGGAAAGTGCCGAACATTTTGGCCGGCTCGACGGTCTCGTCAACAATGCCGGCGGCATGCTCGGCCGGGTTGCCTATGCCGACCAGACCGAGGCGCATTACGATGCGGTGATGGACCTCAATGCGCGATCCGTGCTGACCGCCTCGCGCAAGGCGATACCGTGGCTGAAGCGCCAGGGCGGCTTCATCGTCAACACCTCCTCCATCGCCGCCCGCAACGGCGCCGGCGGCGGCGCCGGCCTCTACGGCTCGGCCAAGGCCTTCGTCTCCAACGTGACGCGCGGCATGGCCAAGGAGCTGATCGGCTTCGGCATCCGCGTCAACGCCGTGGCGCCCGGCACCATCCTGACCCCCTTCCACGAGCGCTATTCGACCGAAGAGCAGATCAAGGGCATGGTCGCCACCATTCCGCAGGGCCGCGCCGGCACGCCCGAGGATTGCGTCGGCGCCTATCTGTTCCTGTCGTCCGACCTGCTCAGCGGCTACATCACCGGCCAGGTGATCGAGGTGAATGGCGGCCAGTTGATGCCGTGA
- a CDS encoding IS110 family transposase has translation MAMIVQNYVGCDISKARLDFFDEASGRYQRIANQAEAIEAYVAGLCAGRDFVVMEATGVHDRLLRHALGKAGIAFSRHNPAHTHHYAKSATQRAKTDRLDARMLSSYGRRYQPAAEAAPCEKGERLQSLARHRDHLVEIRARLKRYLSEAFDEDVITETESLIADFDTRIDALESRIAKAIREAEDTALDYTLMVSVPGVSTITALSLLAHMPELGRRSPKSIAALAGLAPLDNESGKAKRKSKISGGRPRVRRALYMAALGAIRANDRFRTFYTALAARSGSKKLAIVAVARKLLVTLNAIIRDKTAFA, from the coding sequence ATGGCCATGATAGTGCAGAACTATGTCGGCTGCGACATCTCCAAAGCGAGGCTCGACTTCTTTGATGAGGCAAGCGGCCGCTACCAGCGGATCGCCAACCAGGCTGAAGCGATAGAAGCCTATGTGGCAGGCCTTTGCGCTGGTCGTGACTTCGTTGTCATGGAGGCGACCGGGGTCCATGACCGGCTGCTGCGCCATGCGCTGGGCAAGGCCGGCATTGCGTTCTCGCGGCACAATCCGGCGCACACCCACCACTACGCGAAGTCGGCGACCCAGCGCGCCAAGACCGATCGTCTCGATGCCCGGATGCTGAGCAGCTACGGTCGTCGCTACCAGCCTGCGGCCGAGGCGGCACCTTGCGAGAAAGGCGAACGCCTTCAGTCGCTTGCCCGCCACCGCGACCATCTTGTTGAGATCCGGGCAAGGTTGAAGAGATATCTCAGCGAGGCCTTCGATGAGGACGTCATAACCGAGACTGAAAGTCTGATCGCCGACTTCGACACACGCATCGATGCACTCGAAAGCCGGATTGCCAAAGCCATTCGCGAAGCCGAGGACACCGCTCTCGACTACACGCTGATGGTCTCTGTACCAGGCGTCTCCACCATCACCGCGCTTTCGCTGCTGGCCCACATGCCCGAGCTCGGCCGGCGCTCGCCCAAGTCGATCGCGGCACTTGCAGGCCTTGCCCCGCTCGACAACGAGAGCGGCAAGGCCAAGCGCAAGAGCAAGATCAGCGGTGGCCGCCCGCGCGTGCGCCGCGCCCTCTACATGGCGGCGCTGGGCGCCATCCGCGCCAACGATCGCTTCAGAACTTTCTACACTGCGCTCGCCGCGCGCTCCGGATCGAAGAAACTTGCCATCGTCGCTGTCGCAAGGAAGCTCCTAGTCACTCTCAATGCCATCATTCGAGACAAAACGGCCTTCGCATGA
- a CDS encoding anthranilate synthase, whose product MTTRVLDNGAERFVTAGGVAITRERHEQPYEGAIDAYVDGLNSRRGAVFSSNYEYPGRYTRWDTAIIDPPLVISARGRAMRIEALNGRGEVLLPVIGKALNGLAEVSIVETSKKLIRLEVAKPGRVFTEEERSRVPSVFTVLRAITALFKTEEDANLGLYGAFGYDLAFQFDPVDYKLERRESQRDLVLFLPDEILVVDHYSTKAWTDRYDYSGEGFSTEGLPRDAAVEPFGTADRIPPRGDHEPGEYANLVRRAMESFKRGDLFEVVPGQMFYERCETEPSEISRKLKAINPSPYSFFINLGEGEYLIGASPEMFVRVNGRRVETCPISGTIKRGDDAISDSEQILKLLNSKKDESELTMCSDVDRNDKSRVCDPGSVRVIGRRQIEMYSRLIHTVDHIEGRLREGMDAFDAFLSHAWAVTVTGAPKLWAMRFIEQNEKSPRAWYGGAIGMVNFNGDMNTGLTLRTIRIKDGIAEVRAGATLLFDSVPEEEEAETELKASAMLSAIRDAKTGNAAGAERTAARVGDGINILLVDHEDSFVHTLANYFRQTGANVSTVRTPVPEEVFERLKPDLVVLSPGPGTPKDFDCAATIKKARARDLPIFGVCLGLQALAEAYGGELRQLHIPMHGKPSRIRVSKPGVIFSGLPKEVTVGRYHSIFADPVRLPDDFLVTAETEDGIIMAFEHRKEPIAAVQFHPESIMTLGHNAGMRIIENIVAHLPRKAKEKAA is encoded by the coding sequence ATGACGACAAGAGTTCTGGACAACGGGGCCGAGCGCTTCGTCACGGCAGGTGGCGTCGCGATCACCCGCGAGCGCCACGAGCAGCCTTATGAAGGCGCCATCGACGCCTATGTCGACGGGCTGAATTCCCGCCGCGGCGCCGTGTTTTCCTCGAACTACGAGTATCCGGGCCGCTACACGCGCTGGGACACCGCCATCATCGATCCGCCGCTGGTGATCTCCGCGCGCGGCCGCGCCATGCGCATCGAGGCGCTGAACGGGCGCGGCGAAGTGCTTTTGCCGGTGATCGGCAAGGCGTTGAACGGTCTTGCCGAGGTCTCCATCGTCGAGACGTCGAAAAAGCTCATCCGCCTCGAGGTTGCCAAGCCCGGCCGCGTCTTCACCGAAGAAGAGCGCAGCCGCGTGCCTTCGGTGTTCACGGTGCTGCGCGCCATCACCGCTTTGTTCAAGACCGAGGAAGACGCCAATCTCGGCCTCTACGGCGCCTTCGGCTACGACCTCGCCTTCCAGTTCGACCCGGTCGACTACAAGCTCGAGCGCAGGGAGAGCCAGCGCGATCTGGTGCTGTTCCTGCCTGACGAGATCCTGGTCGTCGACCACTATTCGACCAAGGCCTGGACCGACCGCTACGACTATTCCGGCGAGGGTTTCTCGACAGAGGGTTTGCCGCGCGACGCCGCCGTCGAGCCGTTCGGGACCGCCGACCGCATCCCGCCGCGCGGCGACCATGAGCCCGGCGAATATGCCAACCTGGTGCGCCGGGCGATGGAAAGCTTCAAGCGCGGCGACCTGTTCGAGGTCGTGCCCGGCCAGATGTTCTACGAACGTTGCGAAACCGAGCCTTCCGAGATCTCGCGCAAGCTGAAGGCGATCAACCCCTCGCCCTATTCCTTCTTCATCAACCTCGGCGAAGGCGAGTATCTGATCGGCGCCTCGCCGGAGATGTTCGTGCGCGTCAACGGCCGCCGCGTCGAGACCTGCCCGATCTCCGGCACGATCAAGCGCGGCGACGACGCCATTTCAGACTCCGAGCAGATCCTGAAGCTGCTCAACTCGAAGAAGGACGAATCCGAGCTCACCATGTGCTCGGACGTCGACCGCAACGACAAGTCGCGTGTTTGCGATCCGGGCTCGGTGCGCGTCATCGGCCGCCGCCAGATCGAGATGTATTCGCGGCTGATCCACACCGTCGACCACATCGAGGGACGGCTGCGCGAAGGCATGGATGCCTTCGACGCCTTCCTGTCGCATGCCTGGGCGGTCACCGTCACCGGCGCGCCGAAGCTCTGGGCCATGCGCTTCATCGAGCAGAACGAGAAGAGCCCGCGCGCCTGGTACGGCGGGGCGATCGGCATGGTCAACTTCAACGGCGACATGAACACCGGGCTGACGCTGCGCACCATCCGCATCAAGGACGGCATCGCCGAGGTGCGCGCCGGCGCCACCCTGCTCTTCGACAGCGTCCCCGAGGAAGAAGAAGCCGAAACCGAACTGAAGGCATCCGCCATGCTCTCCGCCATCCGCGACGCCAAGACCGGCAATGCGGCCGGTGCCGAACGCACCGCCGCGCGCGTCGGCGACGGCATCAACATCCTGCTGGTCGACCACGAGGACTCCTTCGTCCACACGCTGGCCAACTATTTCCGCCAGACCGGCGCCAATGTCTCCACCGTGCGCACGCCGGTGCCGGAAGAGGTCTTCGAGCGGCTGAAGCCGGACCTCGTCGTGCTCTCGCCCGGACCCGGCACGCCGAAGGACTTTGATTGCGCCGCGACGATCAAGAAGGCCAGAGCCCGCGACCTGCCGATCTTCGGCGTCTGCCTCGGCTTGCAGGCCCTGGCCGAAGCCTATGGCGGCGAGCTCCGGCAGTTGCACATTCCGATGCACGGCAAGCCGTCGCGCATCCGCGTCTCCAAGCCGGGCGTCATCTTCTCCGGCCTGCCCAAGGAAGTGACGGTCGGCCGCTATCACTCGATCTTTGCCGATCCGGTGCGCCTGCCCGACGATTTCCTGGTCACCGCCGAGACCGAGGACGGCATCATCATGGCTTTCGAGCACCGCAAGGAGCCGATCGCCGCCGTGCAGTTCCATCCGGAATCGATCATGACGCTCGGCCACAATGCCGGCATGCGCATCATCGAGAACATCGTCGCGCACCTGCCGCGCAAGGCCAAGGAAAAGGCAGCCTAG
- a CDS encoding succinylglutamate desuccinylase/aspartoacylase domain-containing protein: MQKTIERIAGDGEGISYEFPVIRFAGTDRAAPSAYLQAALHAGELPGVVAIDALMPMLARAEAEGRISGAITIVPWANPIGRAQYHFGEHQGRFHLGTRTNFNRAFPLLAAPDPSLLPDTGLGTPDQRLKARLLQLSLGHDIVLDLHCDDEGLPYLYIHTSLWPAMADCAAAMGVDAVLLWSEDATGTFEGASIMPYQNVPADVARFDRRVATTVEYRGILDVDGALAVSDAEGLYRLLVARGAVADPAMAAPGTFAGTVAPLENIDMMPAPKGGAILYDVKPGDRVAKGARLATIVHAPGEAGGRTEVFAPQAGLILTRRSRRIIRAGEDLLKLVGDKRSDDARSGTLED; encoded by the coding sequence ATGCAGAAGACGATCGAGCGCATCGCCGGCGACGGCGAGGGCATTTCCTACGAATTTCCGGTGATCCGCTTTGCGGGGACCGACAGGGCGGCGCCTTCGGCCTATCTGCAGGCGGCGCTCCATGCCGGCGAGCTGCCGGGCGTGGTCGCCATCGACGCGCTGATGCCGATGCTCGCCAGGGCCGAGGCCGAGGGCCGCATCAGCGGCGCCATCACCATCGTGCCCTGGGCCAACCCGATCGGCCGCGCCCAATACCATTTCGGCGAGCATCAGGGCCGTTTCCATCTCGGCACCCGCACCAACTTCAACCGCGCCTTCCCGCTGCTTGCAGCGCCCGACCCCTCGCTCTTGCCCGATACCGGGCTCGGCACGCCCGACCAGCGACTGAAGGCCAGGCTGCTGCAGCTATCGCTCGGCCACGACATCGTGCTCGACCTGCATTGCGACGACGAGGGCCTGCCCTACCTCTACATCCACACCAGCCTGTGGCCGGCGATGGCCGATTGCGCGGCCGCCATGGGTGTCGATGCGGTGCTGCTGTGGAGCGAAGATGCCACCGGCACGTTCGAGGGCGCCTCGATCATGCCCTATCAGAATGTCCCGGCGGATGTGGCGCGTTTCGACCGGCGCGTTGCCACCACGGTCGAATATCGCGGCATACTCGACGTCGACGGCGCGTTGGCCGTTTCCGATGCCGAGGGGCTCTACCGGCTGCTGGTGGCGCGCGGCGCCGTCGCCGATCCCGCCATGGCCGCGCCCGGCACCTTCGCCGGCACCGTGGCGCCGCTGGAGAACATCGACATGATGCCGGCGCCGAAAGGCGGCGCGATCCTCTACGACGTGAAGCCCGGCGACCGCGTCGCCAAGGGGGCGCGGCTTGCGACAATCGTCCATGCGCCGGGTGAAGCCGGCGGCCGCACGGAAGTGTTCGCGCCACAGGCCGGCCTCATCCTGACCCGGCGCTCGCGCCGTATCATCCGCGCCGGCGAGGATCTCCTGAAGCTGGTCGGCGACAAAAGGAGCGACGATGCGCGCTCGGGAACGCTGGAGGACTAG
- a CDS encoding cation diffusion facilitator family transporter, whose translation MTAAAAKAAAKRKVASLAFWSIVIAFLVMGLKFVAWHITGSVALYSDALESIVNVITATAALWAIRISHKPADSDHPFGHHKAEYFSAVLEGVLIVVAAMLIIAKVWQSLQNPASIEQPWQGLMINGGAAVVNAAWALVLIRNGRAERSPALVADGQHIMTDVLTSVGVIVGLVAAVMTGWHILDPLLALLVALNILYQGWKLTGESLSGLMDRAVDTQEHMRIRDIISANSKGALEVHDLKTRIAGRATFIEFHMVVDADMTVGDSHVICDRIEDALKAEIPSVRVTIHVEPDDEAKLPKGTTAVPFA comes from the coding sequence ATGACGGCGGCCGCGGCAAAAGCCGCAGCCAAGCGCAAGGTCGCCAGCCTTGCCTTCTGGTCGATCGTCATCGCCTTCCTGGTGATGGGGCTGAAGTTTGTCGCCTGGCATATCACCGGCTCCGTTGCCCTCTACTCCGACGCGCTGGAATCGATCGTCAACGTCATCACCGCGACCGCCGCTCTGTGGGCGATCCGCATCAGCCATAAACCAGCCGACAGCGACCATCCGTTCGGTCATCACAAGGCCGAATATTTTTCCGCGGTGCTCGAGGGCGTGCTGATCGTCGTGGCGGCCATGCTGATCATCGCCAAGGTGTGGCAGTCGCTGCAGAACCCGGCGTCGATCGAACAGCCCTGGCAGGGCTTGATGATCAACGGCGGCGCTGCTGTGGTCAACGCCGCATGGGCCTTGGTGCTGATCCGCAACGGCCGCGCCGAACGATCGCCGGCATTGGTCGCCGACGGTCAGCACATCATGACCGACGTGCTGACCTCGGTCGGCGTCATCGTCGGCCTTGTTGCCGCGGTGATGACCGGCTGGCACATCCTCGACCCGCTGCTTGCGCTTCTCGTGGCCCTGAACATTCTCTACCAGGGCTGGAAGCTCACCGGAGAATCGCTGAGCGGCCTCATGGACCGTGCCGTGGATACGCAGGAGCATATGCGCATCCGCGACATCATCTCGGCCAATTCGAAGGGCGCGCTGGAGGTCCACGACCTCAAGACGCGCATCGCCGGCCGCGCCACCTTCATCGAATTCCACATGGTCGTCGACGCCGATATGACGGTGGGCGACAGCCATGTCATCTGCGACCGCATCGAGGACGCGCTGAAGGCCGAAATCCCCTCGGTCCGCGTCACCATCCATGTCGAGCCGGACGACGAGGCGAAGCTGCCGAAAGGCACCACGGCGGTGCCTTTCGCGTAA
- a CDS encoding helix-turn-helix domain-containing protein, giving the protein MADPIVAVIAFDGISPFHLSVPCLVFGTDRTRLGLPRFDFRVCAIERGPIQTDAGLSIAVPHGLSALDDADIVIIPSWKDLDAPLAEPMREALVRAHRRGALVVGLCLGTFAIAAAGLLGGRKAATHWAYTERLQALHPDIAVDADVLYVDDGDIVTSAGVAAGLDCCLHIVRARYGAEAALRLARHVVLSPHRQGGQAQFIERPVAPTPTADRFAQALDKVRATLGEAHSLDSVADAAGLTRRTFTRRFQKSIGASFGDWLADQRVALAQRLLEGTEKSMEAVAFEAGFGSATSLRQHFSARLKTSPMQYRREFSRNVPPDRMTYSPLL; this is encoded by the coding sequence ATGGCCGATCCGATCGTCGCCGTCATCGCCTTCGACGGCATCAGCCCGTTCCACCTCTCCGTGCCTTGCCTGGTATTCGGCACGGACCGCACAAGGCTAGGCTTGCCGCGCTTCGACTTCCGCGTCTGCGCCATCGAACGGGGACCGATCCAGACCGACGCCGGGTTGAGCATCGCCGTGCCTCACGGCCTTTCCGCGCTGGACGACGCCGATATCGTCATCATCCCGAGTTGGAAGGATCTCGACGCTCCGCTTGCGGAGCCGATGAGGGAGGCGCTGGTCCGCGCCCACCGCCGCGGCGCGCTGGTCGTCGGGCTATGTCTCGGCACCTTCGCCATCGCCGCCGCGGGACTGCTCGGCGGACGAAAGGCGGCCACGCATTGGGCCTATACGGAGAGGCTGCAGGCACTTCATCCCGACATCGCCGTCGATGCCGACGTGCTCTATGTCGACGATGGCGACATCGTCACATCGGCCGGCGTCGCCGCAGGACTCGATTGCTGCCTGCATATCGTGCGTGCCCGCTATGGCGCGGAGGCAGCGTTGCGGCTCGCCCGGCATGTCGTGCTGTCGCCGCATCGGCAAGGCGGTCAGGCGCAGTTCATCGAACGCCCCGTGGCGCCGACCCCGACCGCCGACCGGTTCGCGCAGGCCCTCGACAAGGTGCGGGCGACACTCGGCGAGGCGCACAGCCTCGACAGCGTCGCCGATGCGGCCGGGCTCACCCGGCGCACCTTCACGCGACGCTTCCAGAAATCGATCGGCGCAAGCTTCGGCGACTGGCTGGCCGATCAGCGTGTGGCGCTGGCGCAAAGGCTGCTGGAGGGAACGGAGAAATCGATGGAAGCGGTGGCCTTCGAGGCCGGCTTCGGCAGCGCCACGTCGCTGCGCCAGCATTTTTCGGCGCGGCTCAAGACCTCGCCGATGCAATACAGGCGCGAATTCTCGAGGAATGTTCCGCCGGACCGGATGACTTACTCGCCATTGCTGTAG
- a CDS encoding DUF4126 domain-containing protein produces the protein MLYLLALLIGVVAGLRAGTALAVTAWGAWLGWLPVAGTWASFMGHWIAVGISTILGLAELVSDQLPSTPSRKVPQQFGARIVIGAFCGAVLGASSGATIGGLIAGAIGAVIGTLGGAEFRGRLAVAFGKDPPAAFIEDAVAIIGGLLIVAAVA, from the coding sequence ATGCTTTATCTGCTTGCTTTGCTGATCGGGGTCGTTGCCGGGCTCCGCGCAGGAACGGCACTTGCCGTCACCGCTTGGGGTGCCTGGCTCGGCTGGCTGCCGGTCGCCGGCACCTGGGCCAGCTTCATGGGCCACTGGATCGCCGTCGGCATCTCCACCATCCTGGGGCTCGCCGAGTTGGTCAGCGACCAGTTGCCGTCGACGCCGAGCCGCAAGGTGCCGCAGCAGTTCGGCGCCCGCATCGTCATCGGCGCCTTTTGCGGCGCGGTGCTCGGCGCGAGCAGCGGCGCCACCATCGGCGGCCTGATCGCCGGCGCCATCGGCGCTGTGATCGGCACGCTCGGCGGCGCCGAGTTCCGCGGCCGGCTGGCGGTCGCTTTCGGCAAGGACCCGCCCGCCGCCTTCATCGAGGACGCCGTGGCGATCATCGGCGGCCTGCTGATCGTGGCGGCCGTGGCATGA
- a CDS encoding sugar O-acetyltransferase, with amino-acid sequence MTASERMKMAAGEWYTCLDAELEALRIAARDAVFEHNSLPPRQRGDIGPALRSLLGGAGEGARIEAQFHCAYGFNLFLGDGAFLNAGCTILDTAPVRIGKGTLLGPNVQIYCAEHHREAPGRQAGLEIARPVAIGDNAWIGGSAIILGGVTIGEGAIVGAGAVVTRDVAANTTVVGNPARAIAKR; translated from the coding sequence ATGACGGCAAGTGAACGCATGAAGATGGCGGCGGGCGAGTGGTACACTTGCCTCGATGCGGAACTGGAAGCGCTGCGCATTGCCGCGCGCGATGCGGTGTTCGAACACAACAGCCTGCCGCCCCGGCAGCGCGGCGATATCGGGCCGGCCTTGCGGTCATTGTTGGGAGGCGCGGGCGAGGGGGCGCGCATCGAAGCGCAGTTCCATTGCGCCTACGGGTTCAACCTCTTTCTCGGCGATGGCGCCTTCCTCAACGCCGGCTGCACCATCCTCGACACGGCGCCGGTCCGCATCGGCAAGGGAACGCTGCTCGGTCCCAATGTGCAGATCTATTGCGCCGAGCACCACCGGGAAGCCCCAGGGCGGCAGGCTGGCCTGGAGATCGCAAGGCCGGTCGCGATCGGCGACAATGCCTGGATTGGCGGCAGCGCGATCATCCTTGGCGGCGTCACGATCGGCGAGGGCGCCATCGTCGGCGCCGGCGCGGTGGTGACGCGCGACGTGGCCGCGAACACGACGGTCGTCGGCAACCCGGCGCGGGCGATCGCGAAGCGCTGA
- a CDS encoding FAD-containing oxidoreductase, which produces MTAKAFDAIIIGAGQAGTPLAGRLNAAGMSVALVERKLVGGTCVNTGCIPTKTMVASAYAAHLARRAADYGVTLSGSVGVDYKAIKARKDKVSGASRTGLETWIAGMEKCTLYRGHARFESANTVRVGDELLTAPKIFLNTGGRAAVPDLPGVNEVPYLTNSSMMDLDVLPGHLIVVGGSYISLEFAQMFRRFGSEVTVIEKAPRLTGREDDDVSAAILSILQNEGITVHLGADDIGFAKQGGGDIAVTFSAGQPPAVGSHVLLALGRNPNTDDLGLDKAGVEVDRRGFIVVDDQLRTSVPGIWAMGDCNGKGAFTHTSYNDFEIVAANLLDNDPRKVSDRIEAYALYIDPPLGRCGMTETAVKKSGRRALVGQRPMTRVGRAVEKGETQGFMKILADADTGEILGCSVLGPGGDEVIHSVLDLMYAKAPISTLARAMHIHPNVSELLPTIAQELKPLA; this is translated from the coding sequence ATGACGGCGAAAGCTTTCGACGCCATCATCATCGGCGCCGGACAGGCAGGCACTCCGCTCGCCGGCCGGCTGAACGCGGCCGGCATGAGCGTGGCGCTGGTCGAGCGCAAACTGGTCGGCGGCACCTGCGTCAACACCGGCTGCATCCCGACCAAGACGATGGTGGCGAGCGCCTACGCCGCCCATCTCGCCCGCCGCGCCGCCGACTACGGCGTGACCCTTTCCGGTTCGGTCGGCGTTGACTACAAAGCGATCAAGGCGCGCAAGGACAAGGTGTCGGGCGCTTCCCGCACAGGGCTGGAAACCTGGATCGCGGGCATGGAGAAATGCACGCTCTACCGCGGCCATGCGCGCTTCGAGTCCGCCAACACCGTGCGTGTCGGCGACGAACTGCTGACCGCGCCGAAGATCTTCCTCAATACGGGCGGCCGCGCTGCCGTTCCCGACCTGCCCGGCGTCAACGAGGTGCCCTACCTCACCAATTCCTCGATGATGGATCTCGACGTGCTGCCCGGCCATCTGATCGTCGTCGGCGGCAGCTACATCTCGCTCGAATTCGCGCAGATGTTCCGTCGCTTCGGCTCGGAAGTGACTGTCATAGAGAAGGCGCCTCGGCTGACCGGCCGCGAGGACGATGACGTCTCGGCCGCCATCCTATCGATCCTGCAAAACGAGGGTATCACCGTCCATCTCGGCGCAGACGACATAGGTTTTGCAAAACAGGGCGGCGGCGACATCGCCGTCACCTTTTCCGCCGGCCAGCCGCCGGCGGTCGGCTCGCATGTGCTGCTGGCGCTCGGCCGTAACCCCAATACCGACGATCTCGGCCTCGACAAGGCTGGCGTCGAAGTCGACAGGCGCGGCTTCATCGTCGTCGACGACCAGTTGCGCACCAGCGTTCCCGGCATCTGGGCGATGGGCGACTGCAACGGCAAGGGCGCCTTCACCCATACGTCCTACAACGACTTCGAGATCGTCGCCGCCAACCTGCTCGACAACGATCCGCGCAAGGTCAGCGACCGCATCGAGGCCTACGCGCTCTACATCGATCCGCCGCTCGGCCGCTGCGGCATGACCGAGACGGCCGTGAAGAAGTCCGGCCGCCGCGCATTGGTCGGCCAGCGACCGATGACCCGTGTCGGCCGCGCCGTCGAAAAGGGCGAGACGCAAGGCTTCATGAAAATCCTCGCCGACGCCGACACCGGCGAAATCCTCGGCTGCTCGGTACTCGGTCCGGGCGGTGACGAGGTGATCCACTCGGTGCTCGACCTGATGTATGCCAAGGCGCCGATATCGACGCTGGCGCGTGCCATGCACATCCACCCCAACGTTTCCGAGCTTCTGCCGACCATCGCCCAGGAGCTCAAGCCGCTGGCCTAG
- a CDS encoding DsrE family protein encodes MLRRDIFRAGLAGAAGLVGLRQVKAAATDEERLKVAYHLSDVDKVNFVLGNIKNHYEGTGDNVDIVLVVHGPALAAFKAKAASGATSSRFAGLVQQGLVPQACGNTMHGMDITLADLLDGFQVADKGGVVKLAELQRQGYVYLRP; translated from the coding sequence ATGCTGCGCCGTGATATTTTCCGCGCCGGCCTGGCCGGAGCCGCAGGCCTCGTCGGCTTGCGCCAGGTCAAAGCGGCCGCCACGGACGAAGAAAGGCTGAAGGTCGCTTATCACCTCAGCGACGTCGACAAGGTCAATTTCGTCCTCGGCAACATCAAGAACCACTATGAAGGCACCGGCGACAATGTCGACATCGTGCTTGTCGTGCATGGGCCGGCCCTTGCGGCCTTCAAGGCGAAAGCCGCTTCCGGCGCGACGTCCAGCCGCTTTGCCGGCCTTGTCCAGCAGGGGCTCGTTCCGCAGGCCTGCGGCAACACCATGCATGGCATGGACATCACACTGGCCGACCTGCTCGACGGCTTCCAAGTCGCCGACAAGGGCGGCGTCGTCAAGCTCGCCGAACTGCAGCGCCAGGGTTACGTCTATCTCCGGCCTTGA
- a CDS encoding putative quinol monooxygenase: protein MYGLIGKMRAARGQRDAVMDVLRESTAALPGCLNYIIATDPADADAIWVTEVWTDQASHKASLQLPEVQAAIAKARPFIAGFEFQVETHPVGGFGLPAEKAG from the coding sequence ATGTACGGACTGATCGGCAAGATGCGGGCGGCGCGCGGCCAACGCGACGCGGTCATGGACGTGCTGCGCGAAAGCACCGCCGCGCTCCCCGGCTGCCTGAACTACATCATTGCCACCGACCCGGCCGACGCCGACGCCATCTGGGTCACCGAAGTGTGGACCGATCAGGCGAGCCACAAGGCTTCGCTGCAATTGCCGGAAGTCCAGGCGGCGATCGCCAAGGCGCGGCCTTTCATCGCCGGCTTCGAATTCCAGGTCGAGACCCATCCTGTCGGCGGCTTCGGCCTGCCCGCCGAAAAGGCTGGCTGA